Proteins from a genomic interval of Arvicola amphibius chromosome 10, mArvAmp1.2, whole genome shotgun sequence:
- the Slc5a3 gene encoding sodium/myo-inositol cotransporter, whose translation MRAVLETADIAIVALYFVLVMCIGFFAMWKSNRSTVSGYFLAGRSMTWVAIGASLFVSNIGSEHFIGLAGSGAASGFAVGAWEFNALLLLQLLGWVFIPIYIRSGVYTMPEYLSKRFGGHRIQVYFAALSLLLYIFTKLSVDLYSGALFIQESLGWNLYVSVILLIGMTALLTVTGGLVAVIYTDTLQALLMIIGALTLMVISMMKIGGFEEVKRRYMLASPNVASILLTYNLSNTNSCNVHPKEDALKMLRDPTDEDVPWPGFILGQTPASVWYWCADQVIVQRVLAAKNIAHAKGSTLMAGFLKLLPMFIIVVPGMISRILFVDDIACINPEHCMQVCGSRAGCSNIAYPRLVMKLVPVGLRGLMMAVMIAALMSDLDSIFNSASTIFTLDVYKLIRKSASSRELMIVGRIFVAFMVVISIAWVPIIVEMQGGQMYLYIQEVADYLTPPVAALFLLAIFWKRCNEQGAFYGGMAGFVLGAVRLILAFTYRAPECDQPDNRPGFIKDIHYMYVATALFWITGLITVIVSLLTPPPTKDQIRTTTFWSKKTLVTEESCCQKEEPYKMQEKSFLRSTDNSEAVNHAIPNGKSEDSIKELQPEDVNLLVTCREEGNPVASVGHSEAETPVDAYSNGQAALMGEKEREKETESRSRYWKFIDWFCGFKSKSLSKRSLRDLMDEEAVCSQMLEESPQVKVVLNIGLFAVCSLGIFMFVYFSL comes from the coding sequence ATGAGGGCTGTGCTGGAGACGGCAGACATTGCCATAGTGGCCCTGTATTTTGTCCTGGTCATGTGCATTGGTTTTTTTGCCATGTGGAAATCTAATAGAAGCACTGTGAGTGGATACTTCCTGGCCGGGCGCTCTATGACCTGGGTGGCAATTGGTGCCTCTCTGTTTGTGAGCAATATTGGGAGTGAGCACTTCATTGGGCTGGCAGGATCTGGAGCAGCGAGTGGATTTGCAGTAGGCGCATGGGAATTCAATGCCTTACTGCTCTTGCAACTTCTGGGATGGGTTTTCATCCCTATTTACATCCGGTCAGGGGTATACACTATGCCTGAATACTTGTCCAAGAGATTCGGTGGCCATAGGATTCAGGTCTATTTTGCGgccttgtctctgcttctgtatATCTTCACCAAGCTCTCGGTGGATCTGTATTCAGGTGCCCTCTTTATCCAGGAGTCCTTGGGTTGGAACCTTTATGTGTCTGTCATCCTGCTCATTGGCATGACCGCTCTGCTGACTGTCACCGGAGGCCTTGTTGCAGTGATCTACACAGACACCCTCCAGGCTCTGCTCATGATTATTGGGGCACTCACTCTTATGGTTATTAGCATGATGAAGATTGGAGGGTTTGAGGAAGTTAAGAGAAGGTACATGTTGGCCTCACCCAATGTTGCTTCCATTTTGTTGACATACAACCTTTCCAACACAAATTCATGTAACGTCCACCCTAAGGAGGATGCCCTAAAAATGCTGCGAGATCCAACAGATGAAGATGTTCCATGGCCTGGATTCATTCTTGGGCAGACCCCAGCCTCGGTATGGTACTGGTGTGCTGACCAAGTCATTGTGCAGAGGGTTCTAGCAGCCAAAAACATTGCTCATGCCAAAGGCTCTACTCTAATGGCTGGCTTCTTGAAGCTTCTACCAATGTTTATCATAGTTGTCCCAGGAATGATTTCTAGGATACTGTTTGTTGATGACATAGCTTGCATCAACCCAGAGCACTGCATGCAAGTGTGTGGAAGCAGAGCTGGGTGCTCCAATATTGCCTACCCACGCCTGGTGATGAAGTTGGTTCCTGTGGGCCTTCGGGGCTTGATGATGGCCGTGATGATTGCGGCTCTGATGAGCGACTTGGACTCCATCTTTAACAGTGCCAGTACCATATTCACCCTCGATGTGTACAAGCTTATCCGCAAGAGCGCAAGCTCCCGGGAACTAATGATAGTGGGCAGGATATTTGTGGCTTTTATGGTTGTCATCAGCATAGCATGGGTGCCAATTATTGTGGAGATGCAAGGAGGCCAGATGTACCTTTATATCCAGGAGGTGGCAGATTATCTGACCCCTCCAGTGGCAGCTCTCTTCCTTCTGGCAATTTTCTGGAAACGTTGCAATGAGCAAGGGGCTTTCTATGGTGGAATGGCAGGCTTTGTTCTGGGAGCTGTCCGTTTGATACTGGCTTTTACCTACCGTGCTCCTGAATGTGACCAACCTGATAACAGGCCAGGCTTCATCAAAGACATCCATTATATGTATGTGGCTACAGCATTGTTTTGGATCACAGgactcataactgtaattgtaaGTCTTCTCACACCGCCTCCCACCAAGGACCAGATTCGTACTACCACCTTTTGGTCAAAGAAGACCCTGGTAACAGAGGAGAGCTGCTGTCAGAAAGAGGAGCCATACAAAATGCAAGAGAAGAGCTTTCTGCGGAGCACTGATAACAGTGAGGCTGTCAACCACGCCATCCCCAACGGGAAGTCTGAAGACAGCATCAAGGAGCTTCAGCCTGAAGATGTTAATCTGTTGGTGACGTGCAGAGAAGAGGGCAATCCAGTCGCTTCCGTGGGTCATTCAGAGGCAGAAACACCAGTAGATGCTTATTCCAATGGGCAAGCAGCTCTCAtgggtgagaaagagagagagaaggaaacagaaagccgAAGCCGGTATTGGAAGTTCATAGACTGGTTTTGTGGCTTTAAGAGTAAAAGCCTTAGCAAGAGAAGTCTCAGAGACTTGATGGACGAGGAGGCCGTTTGCTCGCAGATGTTAGAAGAGTCTCCACAAGTAAAAGTTGTGTTAAATATTGGACTTTTTGCTGTGTGTTCGCTTGgaattttcatgtttgtttatttctccttATGA